A window of Borrelia hispanica CRI contains these coding sequences:
- a CDS encoding chromosome replication/partitioning protein, translated as MKLDILDTIKSRVGSVTQVEDSSDKERAILRYRQLKEEIRARTLEEAVNKVELSKALYEIKKNKLYKFDGYDNFYEFCLDYKFSRTMIYRYVKIGAYLERESISEQDIMQSSLNKIINDIRVKRDSSYCKPVVVKFNLKDKEKQLVLIKNKQKLEKFLLKCLLDNWESFIV; from the coding sequence ATGAAATTAGATATACTTGATACTATTAAAAGTAGGGTAGGAAGTGTAACTCAGGTTGAGGATAGTTCTGATAAAGAAAGAGCTATTTTGCGATATAGGCAACTTAAAGAGGAAATTAGAGCTCGGACCTTAGAGGAAGCTGTTAATAAAGTGGAATTGTCTAAAGCTTTATATGAAATAAAGAAAAATAAGTTATACAAATTTGATGGGTATGATAATTTTTATGAGTTTTGTTTGGATTATAAATTTAGTAGAACTATGATATATAGGTATGTCAAGATAGGGGCTTATTTGGAAAGAGAGAGTATAAGTGAGCAAGATATTATGCAAAGTTCTTTAAATAAAATTATTAATGACATAAGAGTTAAGAGAGATTCTTCATATTGTAAACCTGTTGTTGTTAAATTTAATTTAAAAGATAAAGAGAAACAATTAGTTCTTATAAAAAATAAACAAAAGCTTGAAAAATTTTTACTTAAATGTTTGTTGGATAATTGGGAATCGTTTATAGTATAG
- a CDS encoding ParA family protein, with product MRDIIAISSIKGGVGKSITAIMLGYILSSKKYKTLLIDIDSQASVTSYFLPYFENKIDIREYNIYEVLKSKKSFMSIVHKITDDLHFAPSHIKLSQFSGENIIGQEYKLKTILTPYFEEYDYILIDTPPSVNKELINSLMIATKVVIPLPAELWAIESYEILKSKMQEIINAYQKQDFKNYYVIQTLYEENRKIKKEFFYSLQQLYKEYVPIKIHRSAAIQKMITYRLEPQKGERYYNEYVRVAEVIEGVYNM from the coding sequence ATGAGGGATATTATAGCTATCTCTTCAATTAAGGGTGGCGTTGGTAAAAGTATAACGGCAATAATGCTAGGTTATATTTTATCTTCTAAAAAATATAAAACCTTGCTTATAGATATTGACTCTCAAGCTAGCGTTACTTCTTATTTTCTTCCTTATTTTGAAAACAAAATTGATATAAGAGAATATAATATTTATGAAGTATTAAAATCTAAAAAATCTTTTATGAGTATTGTTCACAAAATAACAGATGATTTGCATTTTGCTCCATCTCATATTAAACTTTCTCAGTTTTCAGGAGAAAATATTATTGGACAAGAGTATAAATTGAAAACGATTTTAACACCTTATTTTGAAGAATATGATTATATATTGATTGATACCCCTCCATCGGTTAATAAAGAGCTTATTAATTCTTTGATGATTGCTACTAAGGTTGTTATTCCTCTGCCTGCAGAACTTTGGGCAATTGAGAGTTATGAAATTTTGAAAAGTAAAATGCAGGAAATTATTAATGCTTATCAAAAACAGGATTTTAAAAATTATTATGTTATTCAGACTCTTTATGAAGAGAATAGAAAAATAAAAAAAGAATTTTTTTATAGTTTGCAGCAGCTTTATAAAGAATATGTTCCAATTAAGATTCATAGAAGTGCTGCTATTCAAAAAATGATTACTTATAGATTGGAACCTCAGAAAGGTGAAAGATATTATAATGAGTATGTAAGAGTTGCTGAAGTTATTGAAGGTGTCTATAATATGTAA
- a CDS encoding plasmid maintenance protein, translating to MKNLNFFLYNNSNLKKNQVRLIKLISVLKYLNKNRLGYNQQDILNLTNFFLRKEGYAVIKMKTLQKDLGFMKKHHIIKAYIIRLGEYRGSKIKYIPKKNAYRILGQVLDATEELLEKTFNIIYKLSKEEKVKNKTELKNSTKNSSVYNTIYNNINNIKKKMKIKQQRHQPNKKT from the coding sequence ATGAAAAATTTAAATTTCTTTTTATATAATAACAGCAACCTCAAGAAAAATCAAGTTAGACTAATTAAGCTAATTTCTGTATTAAAATATTTAAACAAAAACAGATTAGGATATAACCAACAAGATATACTTAATTTAACTAACTTTTTCTTAAGAAAAGAAGGTTATGCTGTAATCAAAATGAAAACACTACAAAAAGACTTAGGCTTTATGAAAAAGCATCATATAATCAAAGCCTATATTATACGGCTTGGTGAATATAGAGGTTCAAAGATAAAATATATACCTAAAAAAAATGCATATCGAATATTAGGACAAGTACTTGATGCAACAGAAGAATTATTAGAAAAAACATTTAACATTATATACAAATTAAGCAAAGAAGAAAAAGTAAAAAACAAAACTGAGTTAAAAAATAGCACAAAAAATAGTAGTGTATATAATACTATATATAATAATATAAATAATATTAAGAAAAAGATGAAAATAAAACAACAAAGACACCAGCCCAACAAAAAAACGTAA